The genomic segment TATGTGATATTCATGGCCGCAGTTCAGAGTAGCAATCGTCTCACCGTCGTTTTCGCATTCGTACAAACCATCATGGCAAACGACGCATATATTGTCTTGTATCTGATCGTCCTCCCTACTTCTCCTCGTTTTCAAGTCTTTGTATCTTTCGTCGTCTTgcgatctattctgatcaactaTGTAGTCGGGGGCTGTAGCAGTTTCTTGAACATCATCATCTGAGAACCATTCCCAATCCTCAAATTCTTCCACAAGATCAAAATCATCGATGATCAGGTGATGATCGATTTCCTGAAAATTCGCGGCGTGTGGATTGAAAGACGAAGTAGTATGCATCGGATTGATGGTGGAATTATAAACAGGATAAGAAATTCTTCCAGCATGGCCAAGCATATTCAAGTAAAGTTGCTCTTGATGAATGTTCCACTGCAGAGAACTCGTGGGAGCATGATTCATGTAGTAACTATCATAAGTCGGATCCGGATATCGGCCGGGGTTGTTGGTATGGTATCGCACCACCATGTCGACCACTGACGACGGAGCAATCCTCCGCAAGTCACTAAACGGAATCTGAAAGTAAGCGGGAAGATAATCCATTGCTTGCGGCTGAGAGAGGGATGCCATTTGAAGCAGGGTGTGTTTTCTTGAATGGTCGGATGGGAGATTTACGTGAGATATAAGCTACTATTTATTGAACACAATGTTATCATAATTAGGATACGATAGGATAGAATACCTTTAGAAATGGgattttaattcttttaaataaggtaattaattaatgaaggcagttataaaaatcaaattttttgtcATGTATATAGATTTGGTACGTGTGATCTCGGATTTGATTGATAATATTAACACACAAGCAaagatattaattattaaaaagagaatcataatcatctcatgcatttttttatccaaattgcaatatgtttttattttgattcaagTTGACTCCAACGAGATAACTTGACGAATTGAATTACTCAAATTCATAAATTGATTTAGATAagagtctaatttttttaaaatttctgaCTGGTTTTTTTATCCATTCAAAGAGTGGTGAACAACTAAAGTTagttgaatatatatatatatatatatatatatatattaggaaTGATCACGTGCATCGCACGTGAGTgattaataatgaaaaatataataacgagatttagataatttttaaaatcatttgaaTAACATCTTGTTGATGATCGTTTGAATAACGTCTTGTTGATGAGTATTTATTaatctaaatatatcaaaacacaataaataaaaatacatcatgacgataaatcaaatatattgacttatttatataacatttttcactTTGCATGATTATAACATAATGACAGTTCTATCAAATTAACAAAgatatttttcatcaaaatatcattcacaatgaagaacaatataaataaaattaagagaATAGTAAATTTTACTAAAACCAAAATCACAATGTATTTAAATGGAGTGCATATAGTGATTGTTAAATAAAATTctcttaattaactaaattatcatAATGATGTTAAAATAAAACCCCTAAACTTGTTATTAAGTTAAATATCAATTGTGTTTTTGCTAACTTTTAACTCCTTGtgaattttgtttatttttttccttttatagAATAGATATTACacatcaactcaaatattttaaacgatATAGTAGCTCAATCGTCATGATTCAATCGATGTATCcaacaaggacaattattgcactccaacaatatcaataattacaCTAATTGCAATCTATGAGAATCGATCTCATGACTTTGACTCTTATATATACCAATTGTAAGATCATGTATTTGTCgatttatcaaaagttataacCAGGGTAACGATGCAACattaactaaaatattttaaaatcgtaAAACAACTCAAACGTCACATTTGGATTGTTATACCTTACataaacaattattgcacctaacaAATATGATATAGTTgttattttacattttagaaattatttttctaaatCAAATTTATTCTCACTGATCAAATAACTTCATCGAACACAAAGCAGTTTTAATtgctaataataatttaaatataaatattaattgtTAGCGTGACCACTCTATGTCATCACCTATgcttcattaagttgcaatcatAGTAATAATGCACAATGAATTGGTAAACATAACTTAGTTAATTTAATAAGTgagtaatattaaataacaattttgttattttaaaatgtgaaaaatattttttatatatataaattcatcatatataatgataaattaattaatatgtagaaaagagaaaaaattgttttttatgtatgtaatttcatcatatacaaTTAGAAATTAATTAGTAGGTTGAAAAGAACAAAcaagataacaaatcaatatattatatacGATGATTTCGTAATAAAATAATGCTAATATAACCATACTTTGTATTATGTTTAGAACACAATTgaaaattgatcacaaaatatataataatagaaactttgattttaaaaacattattatctaaaatattatcataatacataataaatcataaatgaaaTCACTAAATTATTGAgtaactatttatttaattattacttaaatcaatttataaaataaaagataagataagatataaatattaaatattcattagcaACCATGAAGAAATACACTAATTTTAGTAACAAATTTTAGTtagcaacaaaaaaaaattatgggtaAATTGATAAATTCAATATGCATTAATATCCAAAGACATTTAAGATagacaataaattataaaagaactcatcagaaaaattattgatttaatttgcttcattaaatgaatAAGGATATATTGGAAAATTCACAATTAGAagtaatatatttatatgtacgtCACATTATgaacatcatttaattttcaaaacgGTGGACCGTTAATTGAGGAGGTAATTCCCACTTTACTAATAAAACTTGCGAAATGTTGTTTTCCACAAATATCTCAAAACCAAGCGAATACCAATCCTCTGAATCTAACAACCTGTTTGCCACTCTTCCTCGTACAGACACAGGTGCCACAAAGTGGTAAAATAACGATGAGACAAAAAGGAAACAGATCATGATCTGGGATTCACCTGTTCTCGCCATGATCATGATCTATTCCATTAGTCGTCCATTCGGTTCCGGTTCCGAAATTTCTGATTGATTCCTTCCTGAGCTAGACTCCTTTTGATCAATCGTTTCCGCAATAATCTAAGTCTCGTTCTTGGATTCTGAGATTTTCTTGGTTAATCCGAAGTGTGCGAAATGCCGGTGGGATCTTTCAAATGTTTCGTGGAGCAGAAGCTCGGGAAATTCCCACATTTCTTGATATATGCAATTCTCGAATGGGTGATGATAATATTGCTTTTCGTGGACGGTTTTCTCGCCTTTGTTTCGAATGAATTCGCCAAGTACTTCGAGCTGAGGATTCCATGTTTACTCTGTACAAGAATAGATCATCTTTTTGCACACAGGAACTCCAACTTTTACTACAATGATTCCATCTGTGAGCTTCACAAGAAAGAAATCTCGTCCCTCGCGTATTGCCACGTCCACAAGAAGCTATCGGATTTGCGTACCATGTGTGAGGGGTGCCTTCTGTCATTCGCCACGGAGAAAGATTCCGGCTGTGATAAGTACAAGTCCCTTGTTGGGATTCTGCACAAGGATATCGATTGCTTTGTTGAGGATAACCAGAAGTTGCTGATGAATTTGGGAAATGGCGATGATGGTAAAGAGATATCAGATGAAAAGAGTGGTGCACAATTGTGTTCTTGTTGTGGGGAGGCTCTGAAACCGAGATCTTCCTTGAAATATGGGCGGAGTTTGTCTATGAACGCTCTGGCCCCATCCCCTCGAGCACCCTTGATGGCGAGGAGAAACCACGAGGGGCGTAGTATATTGTTACCACATGTTAAGTACACTGAGCTGAAGTTTATGTCAGATGCTGAGCAGGAGCTCTCTGAGTATGAAGATGCTACTAATGGAGAGAATCAAGGTGAACATTTTCTTTAACTTGTCTATTTCTGTAACAGGATCTTCTAGTACATGATGTTGGATGGTTTTCTTGTGTTCTACAATAGGAAGAGATGATGTAAAGTCGACTTCGGTGCCATTGCTACCAGATTCAGAGGAAATAACCGAAGATTCTTGCAGAACCCCTAGTTTTGCCAGAGGGACCAGATTTTTCGGAATCCCATTGTCAGATTCAGCTCAAGTTAGTCCTAGATGGGGCTACAAGGTTGGTCGAAAACAACCAAACATGGATTGTGTTCCTGAACCCAATGATTCAAATTCATTCAATGAACTAGATGGAGACATCTTGAACCGGTTGAAAAGACAGGTTCGTTTGGACCGCAAATCCTTGATAGCTCTATACATGGAGTTGGATGAAGAAAGAAGTGCTTCCGCAGTTGCAGCGAATAATGCCATGGCCATGATAACTCGTCTGCAAGCTGAGAAAGCAGCTGTGCAAATGGAGGCCTTGCAATATCAGCGAATGATGGAAGAACAGGCGGAATATGATCAAGAAGCTCTGCAAGTGATGAAAGACATGCTTTTGAAGAGGGAAGAGGATATAAAAGCACTGGAGTCGGAACTGGAGACATACAGAGAAAAATATGGGCTTATCAAGAAAGTAGGAAGTGATATATGTGAAATTGATGCCGATGACGATTATCAAGACATGAAGTCTCAGTCCTTGTCATCCTATGGTGAGAGATCAGAATGCGGGAGTTCAAATGAATATGAACATCACAATAATTCGATGGAGGATGGGGGAGGGAGTCCAAATGAATCATCTTTGGATTTCGAGGGCGAGAGATCTTATCTTCTTGGTCTGTTGACAGATCTTGAGAGAAAGATCAATTCACCTATAGATGAACTATCCAGTTCCTCTGAGTGCATCACAATCATTAATGAAGATGGATGCAAAGGTAGTCAAATGTCTAGTTTGGTTTATGCTAATCTAGTAGCATACAATGATTACAGTGATCATTATTGGACCTCTTAGGAGATAAACATGACTCAACAAAAAACTTGCATGAGTTAACAACAGTATACTGGAAAGTGTGCTGTAGGAAAATCCATTTTGTTGATATGAATAACTCTCAAAGAAAACGACCATATAGTACTATCCGCACTTGTGTATGTTAGTGGTGATCTTCGACCTACATGATTTACCAACGAATGGTTCATCTGATGCAGCATAGAAAAAATAGTTATTCACATCCTTTACTttgtccttcaacatttattaCTCCTGATTTCCCATTCTCTTTTTTTAAGCACAGATATTTATCCTTTTGTGTGTGATCATAGGAAAAGAACTAAAGGGTATCCTTAAAAGAGAGGTATCACTAATAAGGGAGAGATTGAGGACCATTGAAGCAGACAGTGGATTCTTAAAGCATGCGGCCATGACGCTACAACGAGGAGGCGAAGGAACTAAACTCTTGACAGAAATAGCTCAACATCTCCGGCAGATTAGGGactcaaacaaatcatcaacaGAGGATTCAGAAGCATGAAACTTATCCTTCAGGTGAGATTTCAAAGTACTATTCGCCACACCACAAGCCGACCGCCATATTGATAGAACAATTAAAAACAACTAAATTTCACACATTACAGCAGGCCTGTAGGTCTAGGGGCGTGACAATACATCTCTCCTTCATTCGGAATTTCATTTATTGCCCTTGTTGAGGGTGACTTTAAAacctttaataaataataaacttgGAAAAGATTGCAAGATGAGGAAAATTTCCTTGAAATGCAATGAAATCTGATCTTTTCCCCTACTTTCTTTGGTTGCAGTTTTCTTTTTTGTTCTCTTCTCCATTCTTTTCTCGACAAGTTAGGATACATAAACCTGTACATCATGTATTAAGCATTGGGATTGCATGTCACGCCGACGAGGCCTCGCTTGGATGCTTTATGAGCTCTTGGTTCTCTTATATCCTGATTGCATTTGGGAGAGTTCTTGGAAagtcagttttttttttaatcattgaCAATGTACAAGTATTAATACATAATCAGCACCACTAGATAAGAATGTAAAGTGCTCGAGCTTTTCTTGTTTGTTTTAGGACAAATTGTGCAACTGAATAAGAATGTAAACTATTCGAGCTTCTCCTACAACACTACGCATTCACGACTAAAATTAcgggaaaatgattttttttctccATTAACTTGTCCAATTTCTGGGTCCCGTTgagtttttcaaatttattgttggtacactaattttttaattttcggtATTTTGGTTGAATTGCTGATTTGACATTTGACAAGTCATCGATTTTTTTGTCACgccaatatttttcaatgtcatatcaataattaaacaaaaacaccgaaaattaaaaattagtaTACCAAAACCGAACTTTGAAAACTTATTgaattaaaagtaaaaattgaaCAAACTAGTGAACCAGAAAGACTATTTTTTCCTAAATTTAATCAAGCAATGTGttaagaatttaatttttttttgattaACTTGTACATACTATTGATACAATATTCTGCTAAGtggaaaaaatataaaatgatttaaaaaaataatacgcGTTATAGCAAAGATATTTTCTCCTACTTTTAACATGACTGTTTGCCAAAATAAATCAACATTtattagttttttaaaaattgatcATTTGTGTAACTCAACTCCTTTTTTTTAGTTAGTATCAAAGTTTTATATGTGATTTCAATTACGATAATTCAAACATTGGggaatttattaaatatatgtgTGCGCTTGGTCTCATTAAACGTAGAACCTACCATTGGCGAAATTGTAAATAAATATCGCTTTAAATATTTAAgacaatttcaaatttttagaaACGGggaactaattttttttatccatCAACTTTatctattttgagttttgatccACTGAATTTTAGAAATACGATTTTGGtactttaatttttaattttttcgacTTTCAATAATACTGCATCATAGTGCTGATGTGACACTGTATATTTCTACTTATATGATGTCACGTTATTATTGagctaaaataaaaaaatattaaaattaaagtaccaaaacaaaaatttgaaaatatactGGATCAAAATCCAAAATGGATAAGTTAGTGGACGAATCGTTTGTCTTCATAAATTTAAGAAGAGAGcaaatcattttttaaatgttaaaacttacCAGTCTTTATTGACATATAAATTTAATTAGTCAAAGAACTAATCCCAAACCCCTTCCTCACTTGTCATCACTCAAAAGCCAAATGATAAATTTCTTACTGTAAATATATGTTtgttgaaaataaagagttgaaattattgaatcttgaaaataagaattataaatattgaaaattagtatgtgataatgtatgtaatgatatatttatttttggattattttcaaaggaattctataaataggtctctcaaTTTTTTAAGAAGAACACAATTGAAtagacaaaattttataaagtatatagtttaatatattttgaaagtttgatatttttacttttcaccgtaaatttttatttttaatacgttatcagcacgatacTCGAAAGTTCGATTCTCCATATTTTTACAAGctccaaaacacaagaaaaaagtaacaatattcaaaagtaagaatatttattttactatttatttatttttattgtgtatatatttaatatataatatcatgttattatataaaatgagtctatgacacatcattataataacgtgataTGTTTATATTATTACTGCTTATGTAATTTTATTgtgttactgtttatttattgtatatatatatttgaataatatcatgttattatataaaaagaatctatgacacctcattataataacatgatgtgattatttcattgtttatatatttttattgtgttatataataattatatatatttgtataatgtcacattattatataaaaggagtctctgacacctcattataatattgtgatgtgatatacataattatttaaacatgattaacattatatacatcatattattaccataaaatttacatatacatacatttatttttttttaagattttgcaACGGTCATAAATAGTcataaacggctagtttttaccctataaatatgattttacaaacaaattcaatcactccaaactTACTCTTTCTCTCTAATAATTTTCttaatcaaaattttcgaaaaagaaGAAAGTGGTTCTTTCAAggttattttgtataattattttggttattatactcactagtcttgtatttataggagaatatctGCCTctcattttttctttatttttaagaatatttgtacttataatttatccgttactttttattgtcatattaatagatttagaacttaactaataaaatgaatttttatttttatagtaTCACCATGTCAAATATGACAAAGTTCGAATTTGTTGCACTCGACATTgcaggaaaaaattatatgccattgattctcgatgtagaaatgcatatTGAGTCATTGAGTCTAAgtgagaccattaaagaaaatggtatttcatcatcacaagaaaaataaaaatttataatatttttacgtcgacatcttgatgaaggattaaaatgtgaatatctcattgaaaaagATCACATGGCTTTATGGAAAGGATTAagagaaagatttgaacatataagggacgTTATACTTaggaccgcccgtgatgaatgtaATACGTTAAAATCcaaagattttaagaaagtcagttaTTACATCcggcgatgtatcgaataatctcgcaattaaaattttgtggacatgaggttacgaaaatgcttgaaaaaatattttccacttttcacgcatcaaatataactctacaacaacaatataaagt from the Primulina tabacum isolate GXHZ01 chromosome 16, ASM2559414v2, whole genome shotgun sequence genome contains:
- the LOC142530068 gene encoding putative myosin-binding protein 5, with amino-acid sequence MPVGSFKCFVEQKLGKFPHFLIYAILEWVMIILLFVDGFLAFVSNEFAKYFELRIPCLLCTRIDHLFAHRNSNFYYNDSICELHKKEISSLAYCHVHKKLSDLRTMCEGCLLSFATEKDSGCDKYKSLVGILHKDIDCFVEDNQKLLMNLGNGDDGKEISDEKSGAQLCSCCGEALKPRSSLKYGRSLSMNALAPSPRAPLMARRNHEGRSILLPHVKYTELKFMSDAEQELSEYEDATNGENQGRDDVKSTSVPLLPDSEEITEDSCRTPSFARGTRFFGIPLSDSAQVSPRWGYKVGRKQPNMDCVPEPNDSNSFNELDGDILNRLKRQVRLDRKSLIALYMELDEERSASAVAANNAMAMITRLQAEKAAVQMEALQYQRMMEEQAEYDQEALQVMKDMLLKREEDIKALESELETYREKYGLIKKVGSDICEIDADDDYQDMKSQSLSSYGERSECGSSNEYEHHNNSMEDGGGSPNESSLDFEGERSYLLGLLTDLERKINSPIDELSSSSECITIINEDGCKGKELKGILKREVSLIRERLRTIEADSGFLKHAAMTLQRGGEGTKLLTEIAQHLRQIRDSNKSSTEDSEA